The Myotis daubentonii chromosome 1, mMyoDau2.1, whole genome shotgun sequence genome includes the window ggtgaggggctgatggctgtttgcaggctggtcaagtccctcagtggggaccctcaccccatgggagtgtggccagactgagtaaggggctgatggctgtttgcaggctgcccacagccccttcgggggagaggggggtcggtcccactggggtgcctggccagcctgggtgagggactgatggccattttcagactggccacgccccctagagacccaagctcccagactctcctttttttcttttctttccttttcctgggatttatttatcttctataattgaaactttgtagccttgagctgAGCCCAGGTCCTGCTGGAaggcccctccttgagcggaggccacaggccacggccggctggaagcaggtatctgggatttatttatcttctataaattgaaactttgtagccttgagcagagcccagggccagccagggcaggcgggaagcttggcttcctccattgctgggggcaacccaagcctcctgcatgctccagctccatggcctccaccatcttagttgggttaatttgcatacttgctcctgattggcttgtgggcatggcttgagcgtAGTGgggggatggttaatttgcatgtttctcttttattatataggaggattccATAGCAGATGGCTCTTCAGACAATGGCTATAATAGCTTTATATCTTAATGTACCAAGTTGAACCAATACAGATCAAAGTTCAGCATAAATGTAAAttccaagactcagaggaggtacagtGCGggagtaaaatacagaggtacagaggcgcatgcggagagggctggcggctgaggacatggttggagggagtctcaagctctgagctccagttctgggcgagtctctgggggcccagactcatacgggagaaacggtaggaactcgagggcagctttctctcggaggtgcttgcagtgattgccTACAAaaccctatttttttaaaaaaaatcctcactcgagtgtcgagtaagactccctccacgttctgcgtggagtagggttcggtatctgaaagaggagccgcacaacaaatgagagaaaaagacacgagataattttgcaatattgggggaccaggcgggcaagtcccgaaggacttcctccactgctcaggctgctccaatcttttattgatctggagtagcccttagggtaaggaggtttcaatgacacacagatcagcagacaatttccaggaatagacaaagtatctgattagctcatcagtatctgattaacaataatcaacaaggatctacataagtacctaaggaattaagggaactaaggtggggatgcttcaactattattacctatattaactgggtggttcctagattacctgggtggtgcacagttctgacctttgctagggcttcaaaggttactagcttttggaggtctctgtctaaactcagctagtgaaaacaatgaatggactccggcactcgaggatatttttccattgatttttagagacagtggaagggagaggaaaggacacgcagagagaaacatcgatgtgagagagacacatcgattagttgcctccagcacgcaccctgaccagaatAAAGtctgtaactgaggtatgtgcccttgactggaatcaaatctgggacccttcagtccatgggccgatgctctatccactgagccgaaccggccagggcacaaaaccctttttttaacaaaagtttttaaaagtatcaaagggttttttccccccacttgcCACTCTTAATCACCTACCTGAATTTCCTGTCTGAACTCCTTCCTGCCCTAGGTGTGGGCACACCTCTCCGTCCCACTAAGATGCAACACCAGgaaataaacacaaaaagaaGCTGAAGTTTAATACAAAACCTTTATTTTAATAACCCTCCCGAAAAGCTTGAAGCTAATGTTCCACCTCAGTGGAAACCATCATCCCCCTCTCAACCCAGTATTGGGTTTAAATCTAGAAAATGCCCCAAATAGACAAAAATGTTTCCCATTTCTCCTTTCTGACATAGATAACAAAGCCAAAGGTTCCAATTCATTCACAGAAAAATACCAGTTACTGCTGGGGACTTAAAATAAACCTCAGCTAATGTGGCCTACGTGGCCGTCACGAAGACTGAGTTACGCTAAAGCAGGTTGACAATTGTGGGGCCAGCATACTTTCAAGACCCTCCCTTGGCAGAAAGGACATGGACTCAAGACACAGTCAGAAATggtagagagaagaaggaaagtgAAAGATGAGGGTTAGTATAGGAAAGAAGCGTGGTAAATGGCAGGGCAGGGGAAAAGAGAGACTTTATCATTGGAAAAGCATATAGTGGACAGAGGATTTTAAGAAATAGTCTTGCTGTGACATTTGGGGCTATTATGACGGAAAGAAATGCAAAGACAGCTAAGAAAAaaatggcagggggtggggggggacatgGAGCCAGATAGGTGAGTAGATAAGACAATGAAAGTATCTTGGGAATGTAAACAGGACTGATAAAGAAACAGGACCTCTACTCAAAGACCTCAATAAAAGAAAGAGCAGGACCAACATATGCACAGATGAAACGAAGGGGAAAAGCAGCTGCTAGGAAAAGTGTTGAATTCTACTGTCTTGAAGAGGCCGGTGAAAAGGGCACCTCTAGCTACAAATGGACTCCAATCAGGACGTTCACGGCCTCTGGACAGAGAATTAGAATCTAGGGACATTCTAATGTTCAGGTAGTGGGGTCAAATCAGGCTACTCTGTAACATGCTTAACAGCTggatctgtgtgtgggggggggggggggggacttacaCTCAGAGGAGAAAGACAACTTCACTCACTTAAGTCAACACAAAAGACATGTACAAAAGTCCCTTTGTTCACAAAGTTGAGGGTAAATAAAAACGAACACCTGGCATCACATACCTCAACAAGGCACAATTCCTGATCATTTTAGCTGGTGGGAAAATCGACTGTCAGACTGATTTTCCCTGCACCTTAACCTGAGGCCAtcccaaaggaaaaggaaaggccGAAGTCACCCTGTGACCTGCAGAGTGATGTTTCTTTTCGGTACAGAGGAGGGTGCGGGTACCCAGGCTGCATCTCCAGACCCAGAGGGCTTGTTTGGGATGCAGAGTGAGTTTCCCCAGACGCAGGGAGCCTGAAATCACTACCCCACAGCATGGGTAAAGAAAGGCACCTTTTAGGGCAACCGCAGAATGTCGGTTAAGATGCACCTTTCCCACACCCCTCGACTTCAGCCATTAGCAgctccaggggagggcagggacggAGCTCCCCTGGCTTTCGTTTCCTACGtggctgagacccagaggagagGCCGGTCGCTGACCTACCTGCCTTGCatttcctgggcctggagctgttCGTGGCCAGCGCCCGCTCGCTCCCGCCCTCACCCACGGGCGCTCTCCTAGGCTCGGACCGGCCTGACTCATCTGGGACGGGTGGCCCAGGTGGGGAGAACTCAGGGGGCGGAGGGACTGGAGGAGGCGGGCCGGCCCTTCCCCCAGAGCCAGGCAGGAGGCGTCGCCAGGGCGCAGGTGAAACCGATTCCGGCCTCTCCCGGGAACTCTCGCTGCCTGGACTCCCGGCGAGGGGCTCGCGTCGCGCAGGGCCggccctgcagccagccaacctctcccACCCGGGCTGCGTGCGGGGACTCAGCCGGGGGGCTTCTCCCCCCGAGATCCGCGGCCCTTTGGCGCGCTCGGGGCTGCCAGCCGCGCCGGCGTCTGCGGCTGATGGAGGCGGTGGCGCCGCCCCGAGTGCAGGTGACACTGGACAGGCCGAGGTTTCGGCGGGCGGGGGAGAGCTCGGGGCGGGAGAGCGACGGACACTCGGGGACCCGGGGACGACCAGGCAGCGATGGCCCAGGAGTTGAGCCAGGAGGCACTGCTGGACTTTCTGTGCCAGGCCGGGGGCCGAGTGACCAACGCCGCCTTGCTGAGCCACTTCAAGAGCTTCCTCCGCGACCCCGGCGCGTCCCCCGGCCAGCACCAGCGCCGCCGCGAGCTCTTCAAGGGCTTCGTTAATTCGGTCGCCGCAGTGCGCCAGGACCCCGACGGCACCAAGTACGTGGTTCTCAAGAAGAGGTACAGGGACCTTTTGGGCGAGGAGGGGCTGCAGCGACCCCGAGACCCGCCCGCGGCCGCCGCCCCTGCAGGGGGAGCTGCGCCCTGCTCCCCGCCCGCCGCGCGCCCAGGGGAGGCGCCGCGCCagccgaggcggcggcggcgggggaaggagcaggaggaggagccagcAGGTGCCGCAGCGCCCGCAGCGGATCCAGGTTGCAATGGACTCTCCGCCAGCGGCGCCCGGGAGGCGGCCCGGGGAGGCGGCGGCCGAAGACGCGGCTCTGACCCCAGGGCGCCGGTgtccgcggcggcggcggcagctgcCCAGGTCGGAGCGAAATGCGCGGCGGCGGAGACGCAGGGCCGCTGCTGCTGGGAATGTCTCCAGAACGGCCTGGGGGGGCTCCCGGGCGAGCCGCTGGCCGGCGCACTCCCCGACCCCGCCACCGCTCGGGAGGAGCCGGCGCGGGCTCCAGCTGCCCCAGATGACCGCAGGGCTCCCGGCCAGGAGCAGGGAGGCGCTCCCGCTGAGCCTGCGCCGGTACCTGCagcgcccctctcttctcctccaaCCGTCGAGGCTACTGGGAGCGGGGCTTCCCCGCCTGCCCTCCTTTCCAGCTGTCCTCCTCCCGGAGACCGGCCGGAGCTGATGACCCCGGGCGACCTCCATCACTccaggcagcagctgcagcagcagcagcagcagcagcgcacTCGGGAATGGGTGGCCAGACATCCCCACGCGCACGAGGCCCGGGACCAGGGCCCCACCAGAGTCTGGTCAGTGCTGCCAGAGAACTTCCCCTTGGAGCTGGGCTTCGGGGTCCCAGAGCCTAATTCAGCGCCTTTAGACCCTCCTGTTTcccctcattctctctcccctgctgTTCCGGAGGCCTGGCCCGGGAACGCCCCCTTGGCAGTCTTTCGCAGCATTCGTTCTCAGCTGTCCCTCCAAGAACTGGATGACTTTGTGGACCAGAACAGTCACAGCAGCGAGGAGAGCAGCAGTGGGCCCAAAGAGTCCCCTGGGGGTTCTGAAGAGGGGCTGCGCATCGCCCTAGGAACCCCAGATTGGAGAAAGCTCAGGAATTCAGCTGGAGGCCTTTCTCCGAAGGAGGGCGACTGCAGCAGGAGCCCTCAAGGCCTCAGAAACAGAGGGGATGGGCACGCCCCTCAGCAGGTTCCACCTGGGGCGAATGGTCTTGCCGGCCAGCCCCAGGAGCCCTTGCCCTCACCAGCTCCCAGGTTAAGGAGATCCCTCAGGATGAGCTCTCGGGCAGGGAGAGCTGCATTGTCCTCCTCGGATGAGGAGTGTCTTGAGGAGGACTTGCTGAAAAGGAGCCGGCGCCCGCCAAGGTCCAGGAAACCCTCTAAGGCAGGAGCCGCGTCCAGCCCCAGGGTGGATGCTGCGTTGACACCGAACCCGGCTGATGTGAAAGCTGCTGTTGCTGCCAGGGGTCGTCTACACAGTGTGTGCGCCCCAGGTAGGCAGGCGCCTGCAGCCTTGGTCCCGCACAGACCGGAGCACAAGCCGTCTCTGGTGCCCCTGGATGCCAGGGAGCATGAATGGATGGTGAAGCTTGCCACTGGCTCTTGGATTCGCGTGTTGACTTTGTTTTGGGAGGATCCTCAGCTGGCTTTGCACAAAGACTTCTTGACTGGGTACACGGCTTTGCACTGGATAGCCAAACATGGCGACCTCAGGGCCCTGCAGGACTTCGTGGGGAGTGCCCAGAAGGCAAGGGTTGCTCTTGATGTGAATGCGAAGTCCAGTGGTGGGTATACCCCTCTGCACCTTGCAGCCATTCATGGCCACCAGGGGGTCATGAAATTGCTCGTGGAAAGGCTGGCTTCGCGGGTGAATGTCCGGGACAGCAGTGGGAAGAAGCCTTGGCAGTATCTGACCCGTAATACCTCTGGGGAAATATGGCAGCTCCTGGGAGGCCCTCGGGGCAAGCCTATTTTTCCTGTCTATCCCTTAGTCCGAAGCTCTTCCCCCACCAGGAAGGCCAAGAGCCGGGAGATATCTAGACATATCACCCGAAAGACTTCCCTTGCTGCGCTACTCAAAAGTCAGCACCACAGGTGGAAATCGGCCAACCAGTATGAGAAATTCCCCACTCccaaggaaagagaagaggacaGTGACTAAGGCGGACCCCTGTCTCCAACATGCAGCCACTGCACCTCCATCCTTGAGCTACTCAGTGAGAGAATTCAGGGGGAACAGAAAAACTGCCAAGGTGTGGTAAAGAGAGAGATCGAGTGAGATGGCCTCCCTAGTATTTACCTGCCTGGATTTTTTGTCAGCGCATCATGGACCTCAGGGGTTATTCAAGCTTCTGACAGCTCAAGTCCTTGGGCCAGTGAGACCTCTACAAGGGGCAGAGCCACGTGCTTAAAAGCAGCAGGTGTCCTTCCTCTTCCCTGTCACCTCTGCGCACAGTAAGCACATTGTTCTCTGTAGCAGCAGTACCAGGCCTTGGCTAGAGGGGACAGCTGTCTAACAAGAAGGGAGGCACTTCCAGGAATTGACAAAGCTCAAACAGAGTCCGCTCTGGCTGGTAGTTCTCTGGCTTCTCCTCATTTGGAGAATAATTTGGCTGTGGGTGGAAAGCTCCAGATTTGAAATCAGATggcccctcttttctttttctttattctttttaaaaatcttttttcattcttttcccctccctccctccctcctccctccctctataactgctttcctccctcctccttttcccaTTCAAATCAGTGAAATAAACTTATTACCAGAGAGTAGAATTTGATTTAAGATATTCATTCCTCAGCTCTGTCCTGGTTTTCCTTTGGAAGCTAATGCATGAAATGATTAGTGCCTCCTCTGGGTTTCTTCTCCACGATCAGAGAAGTTGTTGGGTAAGATCCAGTTATGACTGATATTCAggccctgtttttttgtttgtttgtacgTTTAAATCGACCTAAGGGAAACTTTCCAAATGTAAACACTGTTGGCTCATTTGCCAAGTGACTGCAACCAGCTTTCATGGAAACTCCCTATGTTACAGACAGCAGAATTAGCATTCGTAGTTTTCAGTAGGTTTGAATGGCCAGTGTTCGCACTcatgaaaggagaaaaaggattTCTCTTTGGGGAAGCAGTGAGGGTTAAGAGGTAAACACCTCCCCACCAGGAATTTTCAAAGCtgctaaatataattttgtttgcaCTGAACTTGTTGCCAATTAAGATTAAATATTAGCCTGAAGTGCTGTTTCTAACAGGAAGCGCTCCTTTTAATCACTTGTGACAGGACTGATCTTTGTGGACCCATGAAATGAGAACATCAAGATTTcggaatataaattcaaagaggGATGAAAAATGAAATGTCTAAGTGcaaattgttaattttttatggAAATGTTTTCATGTGCTGTGGCAATGATgctgtattttaaaagtatttttgtatttcttctgGTTATCTCCCCCCCATTAAAATTGAAATATCAACAaatctttataatttattatatttgtgCTGATTACTGTTAACTTTCTTCTTTACAAAATTGTGTCTCAGTGAATGtcaagtattttttgtttgtagTTTTACTTTATCATTTTGCTGAAATAAACATATCGCTGTTCTATTATAAACCATATAGGTATAATAAAGAAATCTAAGGGTTGTTTTTTCCAAAGAGACCTATACAAGGGATGACACTTGggcaaatcaaattaaaaaaaaaaaatgaagacagccctggccgggtggctcactggttggagcgtcattccatacaccaaaaggttgcaagttcattCCCCTGTTcggaggcaactgattggtgCATtccggaggcaactgattgatgtttcttacatcgatgtttctctgtctcccttcctctctctctaaaatcaatacaaacatatccttgcttaaggatttaaaaataaagaaaatatagggaCAATCCTAGCCATGGTTAGGaatgatgaaaattaaaaaaaaaaaaaaagataaacatctAATGCAAATACTTTAGTAAATAGGTgcttttcaaggaaaaaaaattacaaaaatatcaACTTCTTTTAAAAACCAAAGAATGTTTTTACTTTACCATATTTTTTTCCACTacaatttattcaacaaatatgttttGTTCATGCCGTGGGATTTATATAGGCGAGTGGGACATGACCTCTTCCTTCTTGAAATTAAAATCTAACAAGATTTGTTGTTGAGTGATTTATACCCTATCTTGCTCCCAAGGTGTCTTCTAAAGTTGCATTATATGAGATATCAGCTTTTAAAATGAggcaaagagataaaaatatgataCCAGGAATGAACACAAAACAATCATAATGCAAGAAAAAACAACTTCTAAGTGTCCTAAGTACAGAATTAAGTGCTCCAGAGTATTTCAGAGGTGAGATTCCTTTAGGCTGGGGAAGTCAGAGAGGCTTCACTGCGGCCAGGAATCTTTTAATGCACGATGCTGGCTTTCCATAGAAACCAGCTTTGTTGGTTCTACCACATTCTTAACTTCTGCTTCAGTGTGTGATTTGCATAGCACTGGTGTTGGCTGAATGCTTAATGGTTAGAACACCGTCTTGGGTTTCAACTTGGTTCTCATGAAGATTCGGAGCGCGCTGGCCTTTGTCCACATGTCACACTTATAACTGTGGTCGACTCTCTTACATGGCCAATGTGTGTTGGGAGGGTGCGGGCAGAGGAGGGTGATGAGCACAGAGTTAAAACACAGATCTGATCGAATCGCCCTCTTGCGCATGTTGTGAAGTTCAGGCTAGAAGAGCTGCCAGGCCAAGCACATTTTCCCAGCCTCCTGCCAACCAATGCCTGCCATGAACCCCCCACTGAAGCCACACCAGCCCACCGGGGGCACTAACCACCCTACCCTCTCACTCTCTGTCTTGGTGCTGAATTCCTTCAGCTTAGAACCCCCTTTTGTTGTACTCCTGGTGGACTTACTGTTAGTTTCCCAGGGACAGTTCAGATCTCACAGCCTCTATGAAGAGTCCAGGGTGAAGACCTACAAGCCAGAAGAGGTAAAGCTCCTTTATCAGAATTCTCACAGTTCTGTGCGCACATCCCACTTACAGTTTTTGCCATGTAGTATTTTAGCAAATTGTTCGAAAGTTCTGTTTTTCCTTAAGACTTTGAATACCTGGAGATTAAAGAATGTACTTTCAATTCATCTAAATGTACTAGGTATTTATGGAGCATCTGTTGCGTGATAAAGACAAGGAGAGTGTGAGGGTGGGGTCACTGAAAGGTAATTCCAGAACAGTGAGGTAAGCGGATAGACATGGGCATCGAGGCTATGAGAATACAAAGCAGCATTTGTGGGGCACGTTCTCTGTCGGGCTCTATGTTTTTGCTGAAAATACAACATTTAGTAAGATACACATGTTTCCTGTTCTCACGGCACTTTCCTGGACAGGGAGGTCGAGAAGGTAAAATAGACACTGGATGGGCTTTGAAGGGCCAagtggagaaagaaggaaagaatattCCAGGGAAGGAAGGAGCAGAAGCAAAGCCACACCTTGTGGTTGTGAGGGATGCGTGGCCACTGCTGTGGGGCACATGAGCTGATGTGGAAAGAAATGAAGATGGACAAGTAATTGAAGGCCAGGttgaaacaaagacttattttatGGTATGTCAATTTTGATATGGCATTTTCAAGGATGCTGGAATTGTCAGAGCTCCTCCAGAAAACCTTAGTGTTATTACAAATATAGATATTTTCCTAAAGTCTCAATTTGAAGACAAAAATCCCCCACAAAAACATCAAAGTATTTACCTAGGGATGTGCTCAAGTTTAGAGTTTccctttcagccctggccagtgtggctcagttggttgaatgagTCCTCTCCACTGGGAAGTCAcagattctattcctggtcagggcatatgctgaggttgtgggctcaatccccagcacagatgttttttattttctcc containing:
- the SOWAHB gene encoding ankyrin repeat domain-containing protein SOWAHB; the encoded protein is MAQELSQEALLDFLCQAGGRVTNAALLSHFKSFLRDPGASPGQHQRRRELFKGFVNSVAAVRQDPDGTKYVVLKKRYRDLLGEEGLQRPRDPPAAAAPAGGAAPCSPPAARPGEAPRQPRRRRRGKEQEEEPAGAAAPAADPGCNGLSASGAREAARGGGGRRRGSDPRAPVSAAAAAAAQVGAKCAAAETQGRCCWECLQNGLGGLPGEPLAGALPDPATAREEPARAPAAPDDRRAPGQEQGGAPAEPAPVPAAPLSSPPTVEATGSGASPPALLSSCPPPGDRPELMTPGDLHHSRQQLQQQQQQQRTREWVARHPHAHEARDQGPTRVWSVLPENFPLELGFGVPEPNSAPLDPPVSPHSLSPAVPEAWPGNAPLAVFRSIRSQLSLQELDDFVDQNSHSSEESSSGPKESPGGSEEGLRIALGTPDWRKLRNSAGGLSPKEGDCSRSPQGLRNRGDGHAPQQVPPGANGLAGQPQEPLPSPAPRLRRSLRMSSRAGRAALSSSDEECLEEDLLKRSRRPPRSRKPSKAGAASSPRVDAALTPNPADVKAAVAARGRLHSVCAPGRQAPAALVPHRPEHKPSLVPLDAREHEWMVKLATGSWIRVLTLFWEDPQLALHKDFLTGYTALHWIAKHGDLRALQDFVGSAQKARVALDVNAKSSGGYTPLHLAAIHGHQGVMKLLVERLASRVNVRDSSGKKPWQYLTRNTSGEIWQLLGGPRGKPIFPVYPLVRSSSPTRKAKSREISRHITRKTSLAALLKSQHHRWKSANQYEKFPTPKEREEDSD